The Montipora foliosa isolate CH-2021 chromosome 1, ASM3666993v2, whole genome shotgun sequence genome has a window encoding:
- the LOC137973664 gene encoding uncharacterized protein → MNVHLFGAVSSPSCSTFALRRAADDAKNHVHRETADVLNKNFYVDDYLRSEESEKAAVQRIKSVRSACAAEGFKLGKFVSNRREVLATVPQEERAQDVRTLDLTTDHLPVESALLVQWAVESDTLGFRIILMDKPLTRRAILSTICSVCNPLGIASPFLLVGKKILQDLCRMKRGWDEEIDEEFGPRWENWRSQLSTLERFAMDRCIKPVDFGTVVSRQLHSFRDACLSGYGQITYLRIENGKGDLHCSFLMGKARLAPVKPTTIPRLELTAATVSVQVGKMIRRKQDVPIDSEIFWTDSTAVLKYLRDDTVSTQWRYVNSKCNPADDA, encoded by the coding sequence ATGAACGTACACTTATTTGGAGCCGTTTCATCACCCAGCTGCTCAACCTTTGCACTGAGAAGAGCTGCCGACGATGCCAAGAATCATGTTCACCGAGAAACAGCTGATGTTTTGAATAAGAACTTTTATGTTGACGATTACTTGCGTTCAGAAGAATCAGAGAAAGCTGCAGTCCAGAGAATTAAAAGTGTTCGCTCAGCATGTGCGGCTGAAGGTTTTAAGCTGGGAAAGTTCGTTAGCAACAGACGTGAAGTTCTGGCAACGGTCCCACAGGAAGAACGTGCCCAAGATGTTAGAACCTTGGACCTAACTACCGATCACCTTCCTGTTGAAAGTGCCCTCCTAGTGCAGTGGGCGGTGGAATCAGATACGCTCGGATTCCGAATTATTCTCATGGACAAACCGCTCACACGAAGAGCTATCTTGTCCACCATATGTTCCGTGTGCAATCCTTTGGGAATAGCATCACCTTTCCTATTGGTTGGGAAGAAGATTTTACAAGATCTCTGTCGCATGAAGCGCGGATGGGATGAAGAAATTGATGAAGAATTCGGCCCACGTTGGGAAAACTGGAGGAGCCAGTTATCAACTTTGGAACGCTTCGCTATGGACCGTTGCATCAAGCCTGTCGACTTCGGTACAGTCGTCTCAAGGCAACTACACAGCTTCCGCGATGCCTGCTTATCCGGCTATGGACAAATAACGTACCTAAGAATAGAAAATGGCAAAGGCGATCTTCACTGCTCGTTTCTTATGGGTAAGGCTCGTTTAGCTCCAGTGAAACCTACGACCATACCACGCCTTGAACTCACAGCGGCGACAGTCTCAGTTCAAGTGGGAAAAATGATCAGGAGAAAACAAGATGTGCCAATCGACAGTGAGATCTTTTGGACAGATAGTACAGCTGTACTGAAGTATCTTCGAGACGACACCGTTTCTACTCAGTGGAGATACGTTAACAGCAAGTGTAATCCAGCCGACGACGCGTGA